Proteins from a genomic interval of Gossypium hirsutum isolate 1008001.06 chromosome A09, Gossypium_hirsutum_v2.1, whole genome shotgun sequence:
- the LOC107888996 gene encoding protein GID8 homolog isoform X2: MSLFWFVIRQLAEIEEQMATSKKVITREEWEKRLNDVKIRKEDMNKLVMNFLVTEGYVEAAEKFQMESGTEPDIDLATITDRMAVKKAVQSGNVEDAIEKVNDLNPEQSFLEELERTVSLLAFEDVSNCPVGELLDISQRLKTASEVNAAILTSQSHEKDPKLPSLLKMLIWAQNQLDEKAAYPRINDLSNATLEDPTV; the protein is encoded by the exons ATGTCACTGTTCTGGTTTGTGATTCGTCAACTAGCTGAAATTGAAGAACAAATG GCTACCTCGAAGAAAGTGATTACACGGGAAGAGTGGGAAAAGCGATTAAACGATGTTAAAATAAGGAAAGAAGACATGAATAAATTGGTGATGAATTTTCTCGTCACTGAGGGTTATGTTGAAGCTGCTGAAAAATTCCAAATGGAATCGGGAACTGAGC CAGATATTGATCTTGCAACAATCACGGATCGCATGGCTGTTAAAAAGGCTGTACAAAGTGGAAATGTTGAGGATGCGATCGAGAAAGTTAACGATTTAAATCCTGAG CAAAGCTTTTTAGAGGAGTTGGAGAGAACTGTATCGCTCTTGGCTTTTGAAGATGTTTCAAACTGCCCAGTCGGAGAACTTCTGGACATATCACAGCGACTTAAGACAGCAAGTGAGGTGAACGCTGCCATTCTTACTAGCCAGAGTCATGAAAAAG AccccaagcttccaagcttgctAAAGATGCTGATATGGGCTCAGAATCAACTCGATGAGAAAGCTGCTTATCCTCGAATAAACGATTTGTCGAATGCCACTCTTGAAGATCCTACAGTTTGA
- the LOC107888996 gene encoding protein GID8 homolog isoform X1 — protein sequence MSLFWFVIRQLAEIEEQMATSKKVITREEWEKRLNDVKIRKEDMNKLVMNFLVTEGYVEAAEKFQMESGTEPDIDLATITDRMAVKKAVQSGNVEDAIEKVNDLNPEILDTNPQLFFHLQQQRLIELIRNGKIEEALEFAQEELAPRGEENQSFLEELERTVSLLAFEDVSNCPVGELLDISQRLKTASEVNAAILTSQSHEKDPKLPSLLKMLIWAQNQLDEKAAYPRINDLSNATLEDPTV from the exons ATGTCACTGTTCTGGTTTGTGATTCGTCAACTAGCTGAAATTGAAGAACAAATG GCTACCTCGAAGAAAGTGATTACACGGGAAGAGTGGGAAAAGCGATTAAACGATGTTAAAATAAGGAAAGAAGACATGAATAAATTGGTGATGAATTTTCTCGTCACTGAGGGTTATGTTGAAGCTGCTGAAAAATTCCAAATGGAATCGGGAACTGAGC CAGATATTGATCTTGCAACAATCACGGATCGCATGGCTGTTAAAAAGGCTGTACAAAGTGGAAATGTTGAGGATGCGATCGAGAAAGTTAACGATTTAAATCCTGAG ATATTGGATACGAATCCGCAACTCTTTTTCCATCTCCAGCAACAGAGATTGATAGAATTGATtaggaatggaaaaatagaagaaGCCTTAGAGTTTGCTCAAGAGGAGCTCGCACCTAGGGGAGAAGAAAAC CAAAGCTTTTTAGAGGAGTTGGAGAGAACTGTATCGCTCTTGGCTTTTGAAGATGTTTCAAACTGCCCAGTCGGAGAACTTCTGGACATATCACAGCGACTTAAGACAGCAAGTGAGGTGAACGCTGCCATTCTTACTAGCCAGAGTCATGAAAAAG AccccaagcttccaagcttgctAAAGATGCTGATATGGGCTCAGAATCAACTCGATGAGAAAGCTGCTTATCCTCGAATAAACGATTTGTCGAATGCCACTCTTGAAGATCCTACAGTTTGA